From Cryptomeria japonica unplaced genomic scaffold, Sugi_1.0 HiC_scaffold_46, whole genome shotgun sequence, a single genomic window includes:
- the LOC131862544 gene encoding putative germin-like protein 2-3: MLWACNTQFDYTFISRAFLSDSSVALFIMGNRMIYFTLGLFLLICCYSDNVMAADSDPLQDFCVADKESMVKVNGFVCKDPKDVSAEDFFFGGLGQAGNTDNAVGSNVTMANVMQIPGLNTFGISLVRIDYAVGGINPPHTHPRATEVLVLLEGQLLVGFIDTTNKFFSKTLEKGDVFVFPKALVHFQQNVGHENAVAIAALSSQLPGAQTIANSLFAADPPLPDSVLAKAFRITQELVDFIQKKFA; encoded by the exons ATGTTATGGGCTTGTAATACACAATTCGACTACACATTCATATCCCGAGCTTTTCTGTCTGATTCTTCTGTGGCTCTATTTATAATGGGTAACCGCATGATCTACTTCACGTTGGGACTTTTCCTATTGATATGTTGTTACAGTGATAATGTCATGGCAGCGGATTCCGATCCCTTGCAAGATTTCTGCGTCGCAGACAAGGAAAGCATGG TTAAGGTGAACGGGTTCGTTTGCAAAGATCCCAAGGATGTTTCGGCAGAGGACTTCTTCTTCGGGGGACTTGGGCAGGCAGGGAACACCGACAATGCAGTGGGCTCAAATGTAACGATGGCCAATGTTATGCAGATACCAGGCCTCAACACCTTCGGAATATCGTTGGTCCGTATCGATTACGCGgtgggtggaataaatcctcctcacacGCACCCAAGAGCCACTGAAGTTCTTGTTTTACTGGAAGGCCAGcttcttgtgggtttcattgacaccaccaacaagtttttcagcaaaacgttggagaagggagatgtgtttgtgtttccaaaggcacttgtgcatttccagcagaatgtggggCATGAAAATGCGGTGGCCATAGCTGCATTGAGCAGCCAGCTTCCGGGAGCTCAGACAATCGCCAACTCTCTGTTTGCAGCGGATCCTCCTCTCCCAGATTCCGTATTGGCCAAGGCCTTCCGCATCACCCAAGAGCTTGTCGATTTCATTCAGAAGAAATTTGCATAA